A window of Silurus meridionalis isolate SWU-2019-XX chromosome 4, ASM1480568v1, whole genome shotgun sequence contains these coding sequences:
- the lpcat3 gene encoding lysophospholipid acyltransferase 5, with product MAAYLTENLAEYLGSPEPAVRLMLSILIGYPFALVYRRFLFHQSPSVIHLFHAVSGLSLAVFNFGPQVYHSALCIIIQFLLLRLMGRSITGVLSSFIFQMTYLLTGYYYTATDEYDIKWTMPHCVLTLKLIGLSLDYYDGGKEPSQLSAEQKTAALQTTPSLLEVCGFSYFYGGFLVGPQFTLRNYMRLVSREMTDCPGQVPNSIVPALKRFCLGSFFLIIFTIFGPYYPDSYFLSDEYEAQPFWYRCVYMLLWAKVNLYKYVTCWLITEGVCILSGLGYSGHGDDGQPKWDACANMRVWIFETTPLFTGTINSFNINTNAWVARHIFKRLKFLGNKMASQMATLFFLAIWHGLHSGYLLCFSLEFIIVNVEKRAQAIVNDSPKLTAIANSSLYPLIYIVQQFIHWLFMGYPLAAFCLFTYDKWLKVYSSVYFCGHLFFFMAFLTLPFLRKALVPQKAKSDKKEN from the exons GTTATCCTTTTGCACTGGTGTATCGGCGGTTTCTGTTCCATCAGTCTCCATctgtcattcatttattccaCGCCGTTTCAGGCCTGTCCTTGGCCGTGTTCAACTTCG GCCCTCAGGTGTATCACTCTGCATTATGCATAATCatccagttcctgctgctgaggCTCATGGGAAGGAGCATCACTGGTGTCCTGAGCAGCTTTATATTCCAAATG acataCCTCTTGACAGGTTATTACTACACAGCTACAGACGAGTATGATATCAAGTGGACCATGCCCCACTGTGTCCTCACACTCAAACTCATTG GTTTGTCACTTGATTACTATGACGGTGGGAAAGAACCA TCTCAGTTGAGCGCCGAGCAGAAGACCGCAGCTCTTCAAACCACTCCGTCTCTTTTGGAGGTTTGCGGTTTCTCCTACTTCTATGGCGGCTTCCTGGTGGGACCTCAGTTCACTCTACGCAACTACATGCGCCTGGTTTCCCGAGAAATGACCGACTGTCCTGGCCAGGTGCCCAACAG TATTGTCCCTGCACTAAAGCGCTTTTGTTTGGGTTCCTTCTTCTTGATTATCTTCACAATATTTGGACCCTATTACCCAGACAGCTATTTCCTTTCAGATGAATATGAG GCTCAGCCGTTTtggtacaggtgtgtgtatatgctgcTATGGGCTAAAGTAAACCTGTACAAATATGTGACCTGCTGGCTAATAACT GAGGGCGTATGTATCCTCTCTGGGCTCGGCTACAGCGGTCACGGTGATGACGGACAGCCCAAATGGGATGCCTGTGCCAATATGAGAGTGTGGATATTCGAGACCACGCCGCTTTTCACAGGCACCATCAACTCCTTCAACATTAACACCAACGCATGGGTGGCCAg GCACATTTTTAAGAGGCTGAAGTTTTTGGGGAATAAGATGGCATCGCAGATGGCCACATTGTTTTTCCTGGCGATCTGGCACGGCCTGCACTCCGGCTATCTGCTCTGCTTTTCCTTGGAGTTCATTATTGTCAATGTGGAGAAGCGG GCGCAGGCGATCGTGAATGACAGCCCGAAGCTGACGGCCATCGCAAACAgctctctttatcctcttataTACATAGTGCAACAGTTCATCCACTGGCTCTTCATGGGCTACCCGCTAGCAGCATTCTGCCTCTTCACTTACGACAAGTGGCTGAAG GTTTATTCATCAGTGTATTTTTGTGGTCACCTCTTTTTCTTCATGGCCTTCCTCACCCTACCTTTCCTTCGTAAGGCACTGGTGCCTCAAAAAGCAAAGAGCGACAAGAAGGAAAACTAG
- the clstn3 gene encoding calsyntenin-3, whose translation MAGMSFLSFLLFCLTAVAHGNKANKHKPWIETEYQGIVMENDNTVLLNPPLFALDKDAPLHYAGEICGFRVHNGAGGSGSAQFEAVVLDRSTGEGLVRSKEPLDCESQREHSFTIQAYDCGEGPDGTNSKKSHKATVHVRVNDVNEFSPVFVERRYEASVPEGRLFDRIVRVEALDADCSPQYSQICFYDIITPNVPFAIDNDGNIKNTEPLDSKKQRVHSFWVTAFDCGKNRAQADAQVVVTVKPSCKPGWIGWSKRVEYTPGSGSIPLFPSLRLETCEETVWNIQATVELQTGHIGKGCDRDSYSDRSVRRLCGAVRGEVDLLPPPSPAANWTAALPTLPSSDSSLVFSFNGSTHVAVVPDSVVSTVPGDHFTLQLWMRRGGANTQPPANQARGARKEEETIVCSTVKNDDSYSHYSLSVHGCRLSLFYWPDVSAARPVKFLWKLEQVCDSEWHHLSLSVQFPSVTLYVDGVTFDPALIHDNGAIPNPVPHQRLVIGACWEPENKQKEILNNSIPEGKDTRKFVGGYRGLLSGVTVRPGSVEPHSVVECLYACREGLDFGDLESLGSGMKVHVNPSQSALVLEGDDIESFNRAVQQVTYRNSLRFATPGVRPLKLSTSLRCFSEESCLSLRQLEGYLVVLQPDAPQISLSGVGPHLARPAPEFEAAHGVPLFPELRIVCSLSHSVNTAAQDMDGGALMSDAVAHTLDGCEVQPLGEELNPEKEELLVDMEALKEKGLDIINTTAYIAITGAESISVYEDILRSVRYRLAKGSARFERRFRLSCSEMNGRYTSNELTLEVNFLHSLDSLYHPSHLLASQQQFLHPSHHTGELSGHTLPNPHRNSVIPGAATVIIMVCVGFLVVMVILGVFRIRSIHRRGEGARGAGKESSNQWDDSALTIIVNPMETYENRMGIAADTEGEGDDEEEVAESPDDSADDQRIIIKKEGRDSVPRRY comes from the exons ATGGCCGGAATGAGTTTCCTCTCCTTTCTCCTCTTTTGCTTGACTGCCGTTGCCCATGGCAACAAAG CCAATAAACACAAACCATGGATCGAGACCGAGTATCAGGGCATTGTAATGGAGAACGACAACACTGTTCTACTGAACCCCCCTCTGTTTGCCCTGGATAAAGATGCACCTCTTCACTATGCAG gTGAGATCTGCGGGTTCCGAGTGCACAACGGAGCAGGAGGTTCAGGTTCGGCTCAGTTCGAGGCCGTGGTGTTGGACCGCTCCACTGGCGAGGGTCTCGTTCGCTCCAAAGAGCCACTGGACTGCGAGAGCCAGAGGGAGCACAGCTTTACTATCCAGGCCTACGATTGCGGAGAGGGTCCCGATGGTACCAACAGCAAGAAATCGCACAA GGCCACGGTGCACGTGCGCGTGAACGACGTGAACGAGTTTTCCCCCGTGTTCGTCGAGCGCCGTTACGAGGCGTCCGTCCCCGAAGGTCGTCTTTTCGATCGCATCGTGCGCGTGGAGGCTCTGGATGCCGACTGCTCACCTCAGTACAGCCAGATCTGCTTCTACGACATCATTACTCCCAACGTTCCATTCGCAATCGACAATGACG GAAACATTAAGAACACTGAACCTTTAGACTCAAAGAAGCAGCGTGTTCACAGCTTCTGGGTGACTGCATTTGACTGCGGGAAGAATCGAGCTCAGGCTGATGCCCAGGTCGTGGTGACAGTGAAACCTTCCTGCAAGCCTGGCTGGATTG GCTGGTCGAAGCGAGTTGAATACACACCAGGATCCGGCAGCATCCCCCTTTTTCCCAGCCTGCGCCTGGAGACCTGTGAGGAGACTGTGTGGAACATTCAAGCCACCGTGGAGCTCCAGACTGGCCACATCGGGAAAGGCTGTGACCGCGATAGTTACTCTGACCGCTCTGTAAGGAGGCTCTGTG GTGCTGTGAGGGGTGAGGTTGACCTGCTCCCACCTCCATCTCCCGCTGCAAACTGGACCGCAGCACTTCCCACCCTTCCCTCTTCTGACTCGTCTCTGGTATTTTCTTTCAACGGCTCCACCCATGTTGCCGTCGTCCCCGATTCCGTTGTCTCAACAGTGCCAGGAGACCACTTCACCCTCCAGCTGTGGATGCGAAGGGGCGGGGCCAACACTCAGCCACCAGCCAATCAGGCAAGAGGAGCAcgcaaagaagaagaaaccatTGTGTGCAGCACTGTGAAAAACG ATGACTCCTATTCACACTACTCTCTGTCTGTGCACGGCTgccgtctgtctctcttttactGGCCGGATGTCTCCGCTGCACGCCCAGTAAAATTTCTCTGGAAGCTTGAACag GTATGTGACAGCGAGTGGCATCACTTGTCTTTAAGTGTGCAATTCCCCTCCGTCACACTCTATGTAGACGGCGTGACGTTCGACCCTGCACTCATTCACGACAACGGAGCCATCCCTAACCCGGTACCACATCAGAGGCTGGTAATCGGAGCCTGTTGGG aGCCAGAGAACAAGCAGAAAGAGATCCTTAACAACAGCATCCCAGAGGGCAAGGACACAA GAAAGTTTGTAGGTGGCTATCGTGGCTTGTTGTCAGGTGTGACAGTGCGTCCAGGCAGTGTGGAACCTCACAGTGTGGTGGAGTGTCTGTACGCCTGCAGGGAGGGGCTGGATTTTGGAGATCTCGAGAGCCTTGGCTCTGGCATGAag GTTCATGTGAACCCCAGTCAGTCAGCACTGGTGTTGGAGGGGGACGACATCGAGAGCTTCAACCGAGCAGTTCAGCAGGTGACTTACAGGAACTCCCTGCGATTTGCCACGCCTGGAGTGCGCCCGCTCAAACTTAGCACATCCCTCAG GTGCTTTAGTGAGGAAAGCTGTCTCTCCCTGCGGCAGTTGGAAGGATATCTGGTGGTGCTTCAGCCTGACGCTCctcagatctctctctctggtgTCGGACCGCATCTGGCTCGCCCCGCCCCAGAGTTTGAAGCTGCACATGGTGTGCCTCTGTTTCCTGAACTCCGCATCGTCTGTTCCCTCTCTCACTCCGTGAACACTGCCGCACAGGACATGGATGGAGGGG CTCTCATGTCAGACGCAGTGGCGCATACTTTGGATGGATGTGAGGTCCAGCCGTTGGGGGAGGAGCTAAACCCAGAGAAAGAGGAGCTTCTGGTTGACATGGAGGCACTGAAAGAGAAAGGACTGGACATCATCAACACAACGGCATATATCGCCATCACTG GGGCGGAGTCAATTTCAGTGTACGAGGACATCCTGCGTTCTGTTCGTTATCGATTAGCAAAAGGCTCCGCCCGCTTCGAGAGGAGATTCAGGCTGTCATGTTCAGAAATGAACGGACGGTACACGAGTAACGAGCTTACACTGGAg GTCAATTTCCTGCACTCTCTGGACAGTCTGTATCACCCATCACACCTCTTGGCCTCCCAGCAGCAGTTTCTCCATCCGTCTCATCACACAGGAGAGCTCAGCGGACACACACTGCCAAACCCACACCGCAACTCTG TGATTCCTGGGGCTGCCACAGTCATCATCATGGTGTGCGTGGGCTTCCTGGTTGTCATGGTAATCCTTGGCGTATTCCGTATCCGCTCCATCCATCGCCGTGGAGAGGGAGCCAGAGGAGCTGGTAAAGAGAGCAGCAACCAATGGGATGACTCGGCCCTTACCATTATCGTCAACCCCATGGAG ACCTATGAGAACCGCATGGGCATTGCTGCAGATACAGAGGGCGAAGGCGATGACGAAGAGGAAGTGGCCGAGTCGCCCGACGACTCAGCCGACGACCAGCGAATCATCATTAAGAAAGAGGGAAGAGATTCTGTCCCCCGTCGCTACTGA